Proteins found in one Halobaculum sp. MBLA0147 genomic segment:
- a CDS encoding FUN14 domain-containing protein, with the protein MTLLQFALDPQQLGLELGTGAAVGGITGFAAKKIAKLIAVLVGLELALFKFLESQGFITVNWEKFGGTLSGILGKSGEAGEVGAPILNTILSTLSISAGFTGGFMLGFRKG; encoded by the coding sequence GTGACACTACTCCAGTTCGCACTCGATCCACAACAACTCGGACTCGAGTTGGGAACTGGGGCGGCGGTCGGAGGTATCACCGGCTTCGCGGCGAAGAAGATCGCCAAACTGATCGCCGTCTTGGTCGGGTTGGAACTGGCGCTGTTCAAGTTCCTCGAGTCACAGGGGTTCATCACCGTCAACTGGGAGAAGTTCGGGGGCACGCTCTCCGGGATCCTCGGCAAGAGCGGCGAGGCCGGCGAGGTCGGGGCGCCGATCCTGAACACGATTCTCTCGACGCTGTCCATCTCGGCCGGCTTCACCGGTGGCTTCATGCTCGGCTTCCGGAAGGGATAG
- a CDS encoding DUF357 domain-containing protein yields MPAELVEKTDRYGEMLAAALEAAEIAVPAGTPAHDGAVECREMAVSYLEDGEHFRENDDPVNALASFSYGYGWLDCGVRLGLFAVPDDTDLFTT; encoded by the coding sequence ATGCCAGCGGAGCTCGTGGAGAAGACGGATCGGTACGGGGAGATGTTGGCGGCGGCGTTGGAAGCCGCCGAGATCGCGGTTCCGGCCGGGACGCCGGCCCACGACGGAGCCGTCGAGTGTCGAGAGATGGCCGTCTCGTACCTCGAGGACGGGGAGCACTTCCGGGAGAACGACGACCCCGTCAACGCGCTGGCGTCGTTCTCGTACGGCTACGGGTGGCTCGACTGTGGCGTCCGCCTCGGGTTGTTCGCGGTCCCCGACGACACCGACCTGTTCACGACCTGA
- the moaC gene encoding cyclic pyranopterin monophosphate synthase MoaC, with protein MTDGRDEADTDGGAHGESTADAQAGEHARAGEHDEGTGDAPEQLTHTDDSGEAQMVDVGAKPDTARRAVARGELRLQPSTVAAVRASDVAKGDVLATARIGAVQAVKHTWETIPLCHQIPITNVDTEFDLHEERIVLTVAVETTGKTGCEMEALQGVTTGLNTVVDMVKAAEKDEEGGYPTLELGDVRVVTKEKRPPE; from the coding sequence ATGACCGACGGTCGCGACGAGGCGGACACCGACGGTGGTGCACACGGCGAGAGCACCGCGGACGCCCAGGCCGGTGAGCACGCCCGGGCCGGTGAGCACGACGAGGGAACCGGCGACGCACCCGAGCAGTTGACCCACACGGACGACTCCGGGGAGGCACAGATGGTCGACGTGGGGGCGAAGCCGGACACCGCGCGACGGGCCGTGGCGCGTGGGGAACTCCGCCTCCAGCCGTCGACCGTCGCGGCGGTGCGTGCCAGCGACGTGGCGAAGGGCGACGTGCTCGCGACCGCGCGGATCGGTGCCGTCCAGGCGGTGAAACACACCTGGGAGACGATCCCGCTGTGTCACCAGATCCCGATCACGAACGTCGACACGGAGTTCGATCTCCACGAGGAGCGGATCGTCCTCACCGTCGCGGTCGAGACGACCGGGAAGACCGGCTGCGAGATGGAGGCACTCCAGGGTGTCACGACCGGCCTGAACACCGTCGTGGACATGGTGAAAGCCGCCGAGAAGGACGAGGAGGGTGGGTACCCCACACTCGAACTGGGTGACGTGCGCGTCGTCACGAAGGAGAAGCGACCGCCGGAGTGA
- a CDS encoding DUF5813 family protein, which produces MSEETATAETLPDRARRAFRSHDSLSDPEDGAAAVTSTPFDASVAAVPGEAGAIRFRVTVTVPWLSDVVEGELADVVEDGWADTFRRRVESIGAVTEGDHDLTPTVEETDAGLVTTATLSDLDHRRGTNDAVAVVDYVEGTYVQGVIPGYDYTDPVAGLIQSARAAGGSEGL; this is translated from the coding sequence ATGAGCGAGGAGACGGCGACGGCGGAGACGCTCCCGGACCGCGCCCGGCGCGCGTTCCGGAGTCACGACTCGTTGAGTGATCCCGAAGACGGCGCGGCGGCGGTGACGAGCACGCCGTTCGACGCGAGCGTCGCGGCAGTCCCGGGCGAGGCGGGCGCGATCCGGTTCCGCGTCACCGTCACGGTGCCGTGGCTCTCGGACGTCGTCGAGGGGGAGTTGGCCGACGTCGTCGAGGACGGGTGGGCGGACACGTTCCGGCGGCGCGTGGAGTCCATCGGCGCGGTGACGGAGGGGGACCACGACCTGACGCCGACTGTCGAGGAGACGGACGCGGGGTTGGTGACGACGGCGACGCTGTCGGATCTCGACCACCGGCGCGGGACGAACGACGCCGTCGCGGTCGTCGACTACGTCGAGGGGACGTACGTCCAGGGTGTGATCCCGGGGTACGACTACACCGACCCCGTCGCCGGGCTGATCCAGTCTGCACGTGCGGCTGGCGGGAGCGAGGGGCTGTAG
- a CDS encoding ribosome assembly factor SBDS translates to MISLDDAVTARLESHGARFEVLLDPDAALAIKRGEFDGELEDVIAAEDVFENASRGDRPAESDLEDVFGTTEPLEIIPEVVKDGEIQITAEQRREMQEQKHKQLVNKITRNAVNPQMDDAPHPPERIERALEEGGFTVDPMEPVENQVDEALDVLRPIIPIRFDEVTMACQLPPEYAGSGQAKVREFGELEREEWQSDGSWVGVVRFPAGLQNDFYDLVNEVSSGEAETRVVRDEDDISTR, encoded by the coding sequence ATGATCTCACTCGACGACGCCGTGACGGCCCGACTGGAGTCACACGGAGCGCGGTTCGAGGTACTGCTCGACCCGGACGCGGCGCTCGCGATCAAACGCGGTGAGTTCGACGGGGAGTTGGAGGACGTGATCGCCGCCGAGGACGTCTTCGAGAACGCCTCGCGCGGCGACCGGCCGGCGGAGTCGGACCTCGAAGACGTGTTCGGCACGACGGAGCCGCTGGAGATCATCCCGGAGGTGGTCAAGGACGGGGAGATCCAGATCACGGCCGAACAGCGTCGCGAGATGCAGGAACAGAAACACAAGCAGTTGGTGAACAAGATCACGCGCAACGCGGTGAACCCGCAGATGGACGACGCGCCCCACCCACCGGAGCGGATCGAGCGGGCGTTGGAGGAGGGCGGGTTCACCGTCGACCCGATGGAGCCGGTCGAGAACCAGGTCGACGAGGCGCTGGACGTGTTGCGACCGATCATCCCGATCCGGTTCGACGAGGTGACGATGGCGTGTCAACTCCCGCCGGAGTACGCCGGGAGCGGCCAGGCGAAGGTGCGCGAGTTCGGCGAACTGGAACGCGAGGAGTGGCAGTCCGACGGCTCGTGGGTCGGCGTCGTCCGGTTCCCCGCGGGCCTGCAGAACGACTTCTACGACCTCGTCAACGAGGTGTCAAGCGGCGAGGCCGAGACGCGCGTCGTCAGAGACGAAGACGACATCAGCACGCGGTAG
- a CDS encoding nitrilase-related carbon-nitrogen hydrolase, giving the protein MRLALAQLTPTAGALDRNTERAREAVATAADRGADLVVLPELWDVGYFAFDSYERAAEGLDGDRLAAIRETAADEAIAVVAGTVVEDLAASAATGEETPADEGLANTAVVFDADGERRLVYRKHHLFGYDSAETRLLEPGERLPTTTLCGFELAVTTCYDLRFPEQFRALADRGATLVAVPSAWPYPRVEHWRTLPEARAVENLWYVAAANGVGAVGDERLVGRSTVYDPWGTTVVGAGTETGVVTAEVDPERVETVREEFGALGDRRPY; this is encoded by the coding sequence GTGCGCCTCGCTCTCGCACAGCTGACCCCGACCGCGGGCGCCCTCGACCGCAACACCGAGCGGGCTCGCGAGGCGGTCGCGACCGCCGCCGACCGCGGCGCGGACCTGGTGGTGCTCCCGGAGTTGTGGGACGTGGGGTACTTCGCCTTCGACAGCTACGAGCGCGCCGCCGAGGGACTCGACGGCGACCGACTCGCGGCTATCCGTGAGACGGCGGCCGACGAGGCCATCGCCGTGGTCGCGGGCACCGTCGTGGAGGATCTGGCCGCCTCGGCGGCGACCGGGGAGGAGACGCCCGCAGACGAGGGACTGGCGAACACCGCCGTCGTCTTCGACGCCGACGGGGAGCGGCGGCTCGTGTACCGGAAACACCACCTGTTCGGTTACGACTCCGCCGAGACGCGCCTGTTGGAACCCGGCGAACGACTGCCGACAACGACGCTGTGCGGGTTCGAACTGGCCGTGACGACCTGCTACGACCTGCGGTTCCCGGAACAGTTCCGTGCGCTCGCGGACCGCGGTGCGACGCTCGTCGCGGTCCCGAGCGCGTGGCCGTACCCGCGAGTGGAACACTGGCGAACGCTGCCGGAGGCGCGTGCCGTCGAGAACCTCTGGTACGTCGCGGCGGCCAACGGGGTCGGCGCCGTCGGCGACGAACGCCTCGTCGGCCGCTCGACGGTGTACGACCCGTGGGGAACGACCGTCGTCGGTGCGGGGACCGAGACGGGCGTCGTGACCGCCGAGGTCGACCCCGAGCGGGTGGAGACCGTCCGCGAGGAGTTCGGCGCGCTCGGGGACCGCCGGCCATACTGA
- the tbsP gene encoding transcriptional regulator TbsP: MVSNLRGDDRQGAIEAILGAIDGDVVLVDPSPETFRALVDYGTASVDALPEISVLADEDVLKDVRDDFLVASDAADLVEAEKMELRVLDGVAENTVFVGADDLYALVPASESVAALAATDEEFVADAHETFTERFEAAEAFDLRTPGITRVRETMDEDIGPDARADFDAVLASLETARGNGEGLDEVTISLLVAAKNEALLYDISKWGEDIGIASKATFSRTKTELEDMGIIDTEKVPIDVGRPRLRLKFGDTPLADASSDELAAVADRVLN; this comes from the coding sequence ATGGTATCGAATTTACGCGGTGACGACAGACAGGGAGCGATCGAGGCGATACTGGGGGCGATCGACGGGGACGTGGTCCTCGTCGACCCGTCGCCGGAGACGTTCCGGGCACTCGTCGACTACGGGACGGCGTCGGTCGACGCCCTCCCGGAGATCAGCGTCCTCGCCGACGAGGACGTGTTGAAGGACGTGCGGGACGACTTCCTCGTCGCCTCCGACGCGGCGGACCTGGTCGAGGCGGAGAAGATGGAACTGCGCGTGCTCGACGGTGTCGCGGAGAACACCGTCTTCGTCGGTGCAGACGACCTGTACGCGTTGGTGCCTGCCTCCGAGAGCGTGGCCGCGCTGGCGGCGACCGACGAGGAGTTCGTCGCGGACGCCCACGAGACGTTCACGGAACGGTTCGAGGCTGCCGAGGCGTTCGACCTCCGGACGCCGGGGATCACCCGTGTCCGCGAGACGATGGACGAGGACATCGGGCCGGACGCCCGTGCCGACTTCGACGCCGTCTTGGCGTCGCTGGAGACGGCCCGCGGCAACGGCGAGGGGCTCGACGAGGTGACCATCTCGCTGTTGGTCGCGGCCAAGAACGAGGCGTTGTTGTACGACATCTCGAAGTGGGGCGAGGACATCGGCATCGCCTCGAAGGCGACGTTCTCCCGCACGAAGACGGAGTTGGAGGACATGGGGATCATCGACACCGAGAAGGTGCCGATCGACGTGGGTCGGCCACGGCTGCGGCTCAAGTTCGGCGACACCCCGCTGGCGGACGCGTCGAGTGACGAACTCGCCGCCGTCGCGGACCGCGTCCTGAACTGA
- a CDS encoding MFS transporter, translating to MTRRVFTTLCGLVFLVNFGRVAFAPLVPEFQSSLSLSAAAVGSVTTLVWLGTALPRIPIGYLLTRVRRERVVLGTGISLTLAAAFTATANSLLGLRLGSLAVGLSTGGYFVAAIPLIGALYPSETGRMVGIHGTASQVAPVVAPTVALFAVAQLGDWRLVFWTLAAGAALVTLALWWVFRSREEPASAAPERDFRVALSRWRVVLAGLGVVVVAGFAWQGTFNFYVSYLLDKGLSESTANGLLTLTFASGIPAFWLGGRLADRLPNVPYLIGINATVALGLVALTYVESAAAVAAVSVLLGLAAHSLFPATDTYMLSALPPTGRASAYAVFSGLALLLESGGSGVVGVGRSYGFGFDPIYRGLAAGIGLVTLTLVGLYAAGRVPVPGGWRSAEGEQGPDAPPAE from the coding sequence GTGACACGTCGCGTCTTCACGACTCTCTGTGGGTTGGTGTTCCTGGTCAACTTCGGCCGAGTGGCGTTCGCGCCGCTGGTGCCGGAGTTCCAGTCGTCGCTGTCGCTGTCTGCGGCGGCCGTCGGCTCCGTCACCACCCTCGTGTGGCTCGGCACCGCACTCCCGCGCATCCCGATCGGCTACCTCCTCACGCGGGTGCGACGCGAGCGGGTCGTCTTGGGGACGGGAATCTCGCTGACACTCGCGGCGGCGTTCACCGCCACCGCGAACTCGCTGTTGGGGCTCCGACTCGGCTCGCTGGCGGTCGGGCTGTCGACCGGAGGCTACTTCGTCGCCGCCATCCCGCTGATCGGGGCGCTGTACCCCAGCGAGACCGGGCGGATGGTCGGGATCCACGGCACGGCGAGTCAGGTCGCGCCGGTCGTCGCCCCCACCGTGGCGCTGTTCGCGGTCGCACAGCTCGGCGACTGGCGACTCGTGTTCTGGACGCTGGCCGCCGGGGCGGCACTGGTGACGCTCGCGCTGTGGTGGGTGTTCCGGAGTCGCGAGGAGCCGGCCAGCGCCGCACCCGAACGCGACTTCCGCGTCGCCTTGAGTCGCTGGCGAGTCGTGTTGGCCGGGCTCGGTGTCGTCGTCGTCGCCGGCTTCGCCTGGCAAGGTACCTTCAACTTCTACGTCAGCTACCTCCTCGACAAGGGGCTCTCGGAGTCGACCGCGAACGGCCTGTTGACGCTCACCTTCGCCTCCGGCATCCCGGCGTTCTGGCTCGGCGGCCGCCTCGCCGACCGGCTCCCGAACGTCCCGTACCTGATCGGGATCAACGCGACCGTCGCCCTCGGGCTCGTCGCGTTGACGTACGTGGAGTCTGCGGCCGCCGTCGCCGCGGTGTCGGTGCTGTTGGGGTTGGCGGCACACTCGCTGTTCCCCGCGACGGACACGTACATGTTGTCGGCGTTGCCCCCGACGGGGCGTGCCAGCGCCTACGCCGTGTTCAGTGGACTGGCGCTGCTGTTGGAGTCTGGTGGGAGCGGCGTCGTCGGCGTCGGCCGCAGCTACGGGTTCGGCTTCGACCCGATCTACCGCGGGCTGGCGGCCGGCATCGGACTCGTCACCCTGACGCTCGTCGGGCTGTACGCCGCCGGTCGCGTCCCGGTGCCCGGCGGGTGGCGGTCGGCAGAGGGTGAGCAAGGGCCGGACGCACCGCCGGCGGAGTGA
- a CDS encoding NAD(P)H-hydrate dehydratase gives MITADRMAEVDRNAAALGVPRAKLMESSGNAVARVVREHAEPGASVTLLCGRGNNGGDAFVAARFLDEFDVRVVLLGRPETISTEIARDNWAALQTAEIQTRQVRDGSAFRPGDSSVGTDTERDGDTSGSADAAESDGPLADADVVVDALLGTGVTGALREPAATAARAVNRAGERGATVLSVDVPSGVDADTGESAGVAVEPDAVVTFHDTKPGLRERAAADEFAVTVADIGIPEAAERFVGPGDLRPLGRRRDSHKGDHGEVLVVGGGPYTGAPTLAARAALRAGADLVRVAVPASIAREVQGFDESLIVRPYDGDRIGSETVETVLDLAEEQDTVVLGPGLGDAPETLTAVETFLDRYDGTAVVDAEATRLVPEVTTDATLVCTPHRGEFAAMGGDPSGDWETRAAAVESFAAGLDADATLVVTGPEDVISDGETTRISRTGNPSMTVGGTGDVLAGVAGALTAVVDPARGASLAAWATGRAGDTAAETYGDGLVATDLLPVLPSALRDDETGSGGTGGRSDGSEGGR, from the coding sequence ATGATCACCGCAGACAGGATGGCGGAGGTGGACCGCAACGCGGCGGCGCTGGGTGTCCCACGCGCGAAACTGATGGAGTCCAGCGGGAACGCCGTCGCCCGCGTCGTCCGCGAGCACGCGGAGCCGGGGGCGAGCGTGACGCTACTGTGTGGTCGCGGGAACAACGGTGGCGACGCGTTCGTCGCGGCGCGGTTCCTCGACGAGTTCGACGTGCGGGTCGTCCTGCTCGGCCGCCCGGAGACCATCTCGACGGAGATCGCCCGCGACAACTGGGCCGCACTCCAGACAGCAGAGATCCAGACCCGACAGGTACGCGACGGGAGTGCGTTCCGACCCGGCGATTCGAGCGTGGGGACGGACACGGAGCGTGACGGGGACACGAGTGGCTCCGCCGACGCAGCCGAGTCGGACGGCCCGCTCGCGGACGCGGACGTGGTCGTCGACGCGCTGCTGGGCACGGGCGTGACGGGCGCGCTCCGCGAGCCGGCGGCGACGGCGGCGCGCGCGGTGAACCGAGCGGGCGAGCGCGGCGCGACGGTGCTCTCCGTCGACGTTCCCTCGGGCGTGGACGCAGACACCGGCGAGTCGGCGGGCGTCGCCGTGGAGCCGGACGCGGTCGTCACGTTCCACGACACGAAGCCGGGACTGCGCGAGCGTGCCGCCGCTGACGAGTTCGCCGTCACCGTCGCGGACATCGGCATCCCGGAGGCCGCAGAGCGGTTCGTCGGTCCCGGCGACCTGCGTCCACTCGGGCGGCGGCGGGACAGCCACAAGGGTGACCACGGGGAGGTACTCGTCGTCGGCGGTGGTCCCTACACCGGCGCCCCGACGCTGGCTGCACGAGCGGCGCTGCGCGCGGGTGCCGACCTCGTTCGCGTGGCAGTGCCCGCGTCGATCGCCCGCGAGGTACAGGGGTTCGACGAGTCGCTGATCGTCCGGCCGTACGACGGCGACCGAATCGGCTCCGAGACCGTCGAGACGGTGCTCGATCTCGCCGAGGAGCAGGACACGGTCGTTCTCGGTCCGGGCCTGGGCGACGCACCCGAGACACTGACCGCCGTCGAGACGTTCCTCGACCGCTACGACGGGACGGCGGTCGTCGACGCGGAGGCGACGCGACTCGTCCCCGAGGTGACGACGGACGCGACGCTGGTGTGTACGCCGCACCGCGGCGAGTTCGCGGCGATGGGTGGTGACCCGAGCGGCGACTGGGAGACCCGAGCGGCGGCCGTCGAGTCGTTCGCCGCCGGTCTCGACGCCGACGCGACGCTGGTGGTGACGGGACCGGAAGACGTGATCTCCGACGGCGAGACGACGCGCATCTCACGGACCGGAAACCCGAGTATGACCGTCGGTGGAACCGGCGACGTACTCGCCGGTGTCGCGGGCGCGCTCACGGCGGTGGTGGATCCGGCCCGCGGTGCGAGTCTGGCGGCGTGGGCGACCGGACGCGCCGGCGACACCGCCGCCGAGACGTACGGCGACGGACTCGTCGCGACCGACCTGCTGCCGGTGTTGCCGAGCGCGCTCCGGGACGACGAGACGGGCAGCGGTGGAACCGGTGGCCGCTCCGACGGATCGGAGGGGGGCCGATGA
- a CDS encoding MBL fold metallo-hydrolase: MITNIASEATGMTSNAFLVAGPPGVRTPATDDDGDAGRRVLVDTGANFDAPAAVREHVDDLDAVVLTHTHPDHVGTLPALREAFDVATWGYDTSHDAVDREIPDGGTTRLGTGTFEALHTPGHKDDHLCLFDRDSGVLFAGDLVFANGAFGRTDLAEGDRDLLVDSVDRLREWVGDDVTAIHTGHGRSIVDGPAESLELSARAARMR, translated from the coding sequence GTGATCACCAACATCGCGAGCGAGGCGACTGGCATGACGAGCAACGCCTTCCTGGTCGCCGGGCCCCCCGGCGTGCGGACACCGGCGACCGACGACGATGGCGACGCCGGCCGTCGTGTCCTGGTCGATACCGGCGCGAACTTCGACGCGCCCGCTGCGGTCCGCGAGCACGTCGACGACCTCGACGCGGTCGTCCTCACCCACACACACCCGGACCACGTCGGGACGCTGCCCGCGCTCCGGGAGGCGTTCGACGTGGCGACGTGGGGGTACGACACGAGTCACGACGCCGTCGACCGGGAAATCCCGGACGGCGGCACCACACGACTCGGCACCGGGACGTTCGAGGCACTCCACACACCGGGGCACAAAGACGACCACCTCTGTCTGTTCGACCGCGACTCGGGCGTGTTGTTCGCCGGCGACCTGGTGTTCGCGAACGGTGCGTTCGGTCGGACGGACCTCGCGGAGGGGGACCGCGACCTGCTCGTCGACAGTGTCGACCGGCTCCGCGAGTGGGTCGGCGACGACGTGACCGCCATCCACACCGGGCACGGACGGAGTATCGTCGACGGCCCCGCGGAGAGTCTGGAGTTGTCCGCCCGCGCCGCGCGGATGCGGTGA
- a CDS encoding CoxG family protein, with amino-acid sequence MTVRATREFVFDATPADVWGFISDPEKRAGAISVVEGFEVTGPDTAVWHVGLPIPMLSSTMDVETEEVEKEPPRYVKFVGKSRAFNVTGEHTVTELDDGRTRLTNEFVVDGRLPGVESFFERNLDAEMDNLEAAVRADEGIEIRE; translated from the coding sequence ATGACCGTCCGGGCAACCCGGGAGTTCGTGTTCGACGCCACGCCGGCGGACGTGTGGGGGTTCATCTCCGACCCCGAGAAGCGTGCCGGCGCGATCAGCGTGGTCGAGGGGTTCGAGGTGACCGGGCCAGACACGGCCGTGTGGCACGTCGGGCTCCCGATCCCGATGCTCTCCTCGACGATGGACGTCGAGACGGAGGAGGTCGAGAAGGAGCCGCCGCGGTACGTCAAGTTCGTCGGCAAGTCGCGTGCGTTCAACGTCACCGGCGAACACACCGTCACGGAACTCGACGACGGCCGGACGCGGTTGACCAACGAGTTCGTCGTCGACGGACGCCTCCCCGGCGTCGAGTCGTTCTTCGAGCGCAACCTCGACGCCGAGATGGACAACCTCGAGGCGGCCGTGCGTGCCGACGAGGGGATCGAGATCCGCGAGTGA
- a CDS encoding MFS transporter: protein MSSTGDGESRRTVLSLVAAGNFAQLGARFLLSPVVPLVILQFDASESTVGLALTLMWATYALFQFPSGVLADRLGERRLLLTGLAGTAVGTTLIALSPSLVAYGLFAVVLGAGAGLFFSPASSLLSRTFENSGGALGALTAGGALAGVAYPAVGGFLGDTYGWRVAVAAGAAVAIPTLLATAVYLPTTTPANPQRRLAAAIDPSRVVGLLSRPSVAYTTLVAIAVSFTFQAFSSLFPTFLVQYRPGIDSPATAGLVFGAVFGLSSVAQPLAGRLSDRVSRDLAIGSSVALTATGFLLLLFVPGTVGLALGATVLGVGISWPGPVQARFMDQLSDEERGYGFGLVRTVYMFSAAPGSVVVGTLAQRAGWVPAYGVVVAILLACLATLLANELFSLEL from the coding sequence GTGTCCTCTACGGGAGACGGGGAGTCGCGTCGCACGGTGTTGAGTCTCGTCGCCGCCGGGAACTTCGCACAACTCGGGGCCCGGTTCCTCCTGAGTCCGGTCGTTCCGCTGGTGATCCTCCAGTTCGACGCCAGCGAGTCGACGGTCGGACTCGCGCTGACGCTGATGTGGGCGACGTACGCGTTGTTCCAGTTCCCGAGCGGGGTGTTGGCCGACCGGCTCGGCGAGCGGCGACTGCTGCTCACGGGGTTGGCCGGCACCGCAGTCGGGACGACGCTGATCGCACTGTCGCCGTCGCTGGTCGCGTACGGACTGTTCGCGGTCGTCTTGGGCGCCGGTGCGGGGTTGTTCTTCTCGCCTGCCTCCTCGCTGCTCTCGCGGACGTTCGAGAACAGCGGCGGCGCCTTGGGGGCGTTGACCGCCGGCGGCGCGCTGGCGGGTGTCGCGTACCCCGCCGTCGGGGGCTTCCTGGGCGACACCTACGGGTGGCGTGTGGCGGTCGCTGCGGGGGCCGCGGTCGCGATTCCGACGCTGCTCGCGACGGCAGTGTACCTCCCGACGACGACGCCCGCGAACCCACAGCGTCGACTCGCCGCCGCGATCGACCCGAGTCGCGTCGTCGGGCTCCTCTCGCGACCCAGCGTCGCGTACACGACACTCGTCGCGATCGCCGTCAGCTTCACCTTCCAGGCGTTCTCCTCGCTGTTCCCGACGTTCCTCGTCCAGTACCGACCGGGGATCGACTCCCCGGCGACCGCCGGGCTCGTGTTCGGTGCGGTGTTCGGTCTCTCGTCGGTGGCCCAACCACTCGCGGGGCGACTCTCCGACAGGGTGTCGCGGGACCTCGCCATCGGGAGCAGCGTCGCGCTGACTGCGACGGGATTCCTCCTCCTCCTGTTCGTCCCCGGGACGGTCGGTCTCGCGCTCGGCGCGACTGTGTTGGGTGTCGGCATCTCCTGGCCGGGACCGGTCCAGGCGCGGTTCATGGACCAACTCTCCGACGAGGAACGCGGGTACGGGTTCGGCCTGGTGCGGACCGTCTACATGTTCTCGGCTGCCCCGGGGAGTGTCGTCGTGGGGACGCTCGCGCAACGCGCCGGCTGGGTGCCCGCGTACGGTGTCGTCGTCGCGATCCTGCTGGCGTGTCTGGCGACGCTGCTCGCGAACGAACTGTTCTCGCTGGAACTGTGA
- a CDS encoding ATPase produces the protein MRLLVAGADRVDAGKTTFATGLLATLPPETLGVKPRAGNDLWFDHDDARRALSAGRLYGKDAARLVAATGGDERPEAVNPIHRLWQPTPDRTGMLGERGRTFLADRVTTPTGPEYVVNATVDLPERVREALPVADAERVASVAEFNDAMRRHHLPALARLAERVRESDPVVVESYADVADPLRGVDGRGDGGESGDDGGDDGAGTGGDGTGGNGGGGDGPDRTATPPRRVAYDAVAVVEPRRCRVFDGRRWQLACDAVGNGGGRLEERVGSVAGHVDPLGTVPLRPLTGEERDDPAAVADAYADAYDALVEAARGGARPDASAPSE, from the coding sequence GTGAGACTGCTCGTCGCCGGTGCCGACCGCGTCGACGCCGGGAAGACCACCTTCGCCACGGGGTTGCTCGCGACGCTCCCACCCGAGACGCTCGGCGTGAAACCGCGTGCCGGCAACGACCTGTGGTTCGACCACGACGACGCACGCCGGGCGCTGTCCGCCGGACGGCTGTACGGGAAAGACGCCGCGCGACTCGTCGCTGCGACGGGTGGCGACGAGCGACCGGAGGCGGTCAACCCGATCCACAGACTCTGGCAGCCGACGCCCGACCGAACCGGGATGTTGGGCGAACGCGGACGGACGTTCCTCGCCGACCGCGTGACGACGCCGACGGGACCGGAGTACGTCGTCAACGCGACCGTCGACCTCCCCGAGCGCGTCCGGGAGGCACTGCCGGTGGCGGACGCCGAGCGTGTCGCGTCGGTGGCCGAGTTCAACGACGCGATGCGGCGCCACCACCTCCCTGCGCTGGCACGCCTCGCCGAGCGCGTCCGTGAGTCCGATCCGGTGGTCGTCGAGTCGTACGCCGACGTGGCCGACCCGCTTCGTGGGGTCGACGGGCGTGGAGACGGCGGGGAGAGCGGCGACGACGGAGGCGATGACGGCGCGGGGACGGGCGGCGACGGGACCGGCGGCAACGGCGGTGGGGGCGACGGCCCGGACCGCACCGCCACGCCACCGCGACGCGTCGCCTACGACGCGGTCGCCGTCGTCGAGCCACGTCGGTGTCGGGTGTTCGACGGCCGTCGCTGGCAGTTGGCGTGTGACGCCGTCGGGAACGGCGGTGGCAGACTCGAGGAGCGAGTGGGGAGTGTCGCCGGACACGTGGACCCGCTCGGGACCGTCCCGCTGCGACCACTGACCGGCGAGGAACGCGACGACCCCGCCGCCGTCGCGGACGCCTACGCCGACGCCTACGACGCACTCGTCGAGGCCGCACGGGGCGGAGCCAGGCCCGACGCGTCCGCTCCGAGCGAGTGA
- a CDS encoding DUF5827 family protein → MPRPKSEFEGIYPCDFYTPAELLEPGQMYTVYEIARLLQDLEPDAEIDEGTEQVLLDWAIPWVMQHGDELVVAEPPTDADPGYYGLRESDDAAASGSDTDGDA, encoded by the coding sequence GTGCCACGACCGAAGTCCGAGTTCGAGGGGATCTACCCCTGCGACTTCTACACGCCGGCGGAGTTGCTGGAGCCAGGCCAGATGTACACGGTGTACGAGATCGCGCGGTTGCTCCAGGACCTAGAGCCGGACGCCGAGATCGACGAGGGGACCGAACAGGTGTTGCTCGACTGGGCGATCCCGTGGGTGATGCAACACGGCGACGAACTCGTCGTCGCGGAGCCGCCGACGGACGCCGATCCGGGGTACTACGGACTCCGCGAGTCCGACGACGCGGCCGCGAGCGGGTCGGACACCGACGGCGACGCGTGA